A window from Ignavibacteriota bacterium encodes these proteins:
- a CDS encoding DEAD/DEAH box helicase: protein MGFSSLGLSGPVMQGVQAAGYTVPTPIQSLAIRPALAGRDIIGLAQTGTGKTAAFVLPLLNQLSTDTGDRGRHAPPRALVLTPTRELAQQIHKAVDTYGKFLSLRSIAVYGGVDMNKQLKLMARGVDIVIATPGRLLDHMQRKSVSLGSVKILVLDEADRMLDMGFIKDVRTIIAGVPKVRQTMLFSATMPEEIESLAAEVLRDPETVEAGERRNPVETIEQHFYSVQPDGKSALLMHAIEQENMESVLVFTRTKHGADKIAHRLDRAGISTAAIHSNRTQGQRDRALESFKRGSIRVLVATDIAARGIDVNGISHVVNLDIPQQAEDYIHRIGRTGRAGAEGDAITFVTREDQQFLRRIEKYTGKHIAIRSYPGFVAPPPSPKTPGHHASAPRTSGHHASAPRTSGHHASSPRHGAHPSAPPQATSHQPVTNASTQQITSAQAPQRRFSPRPGSAPKAAVDRVYRPDGQSGAPKKKAGGAGKPWDKTAGKKKRRTPLLAARKKSPPKKLDAYSSHTGGSGWSNH, encoded by the coding sequence ATGGGATTTTCCTCACTGGGCCTTTCAGGCCCTGTCATGCAGGGTGTCCAGGCGGCCGGCTATACGGTCCCCACACCCATTCAATCACTTGCTATCCGTCCTGCTCTTGCAGGCCGTGATATCATCGGTCTTGCCCAGACGGGCACGGGGAAGACGGCCGCATTCGTACTGCCGCTCCTCAACCAGTTGTCGACCGATACCGGGGACCGCGGGCGTCATGCTCCTCCCCGTGCGCTGGTCCTTACGCCGACCCGCGAACTGGCACAGCAGATCCATAAGGCCGTGGACACCTACGGCAAGTTCCTGTCGCTCCGTTCCATCGCCGTCTACGGCGGTGTGGACATGAACAAGCAGCTCAAGCTCATGGCCCGCGGCGTGGATATCGTCATCGCCACTCCGGGCAGGTTGCTCGATCACATGCAGCGCAAATCCGTCAGCCTGGGATCCGTGAAGATCCTGGTGCTCGACGAAGCGGACCGCATGCTGGATATGGGCTTCATCAAGGATGTCCGGACGATCATTGCCGGTGTCCCGAAGGTGCGGCAGACCATGCTGTTCTCGGCGACGATGCCGGAAGAGATCGAGTCGCTTGCCGCGGAGGTCCTGCGCGATCCCGAGACCGTTGAAGCCGGCGAACGCCGGAACCCGGTCGAGACCATCGAGCAGCACTTCTATTCCGTCCAGCCCGATGGCAAGAGCGCGCTGTTGATGCACGCCATCGAGCAGGAGAACATGGAAAGCGTGCTGGTGTTCACGCGAACGAAGCACGGTGCCGACAAGATCGCGCACCGGCTCGACCGCGCGGGGATCAGTACCGCGGCGATCCATTCCAACCGGACGCAGGGTCAGCGCGACCGTGCGCTCGAATCGTTCAAGCGCGGGTCGATCCGCGTCCTTGTGGCGACGGATATCGCCGCGCGCGGCATCGATGTGAACGGCATCTCGCATGTCGTGAACCTCGATATTCCGCAGCAGGCGGAGGATTACATCCATCGTATCGGCCGTACGGGCCGTGCGGGTGCCGAAGGCGATGCGATCACGTTCGTGACCCGTGAGGACCAGCAGTTCCTCCGCAGGATCGAGAAGTACACCGGGAAGCATATTGCGATCCGGTCGTATCCCGGATTCGTGGCGCCTCCGCCGTCTCCCAAGACGCCCGGGCATCATGCGTCCGCCCCGAGGACGTCAGGGCATCATGCATCGGCACCGAGAACCTCAGGCCATCATGCGTCATCTCCGCGGCATGGAGCGCACCCATCGGCCCCGCCGCAGGCAACGTCGCATCAGCCGGTAACGAACGCATCGACGCAGCAGATCACCTCGGCGCAGGCGCCTCAGCGCCGGTTCTCGCCGCGTCCGGGCTCCGCACCGAAAGCCGCGGTGGACCGTGTGTACCGTCCGGATGGACAGTCCGGCGCGCCGAAGAAAAAGGCCGGTGGTGCCGGCAAGCCGTGGGACAAGACCGCGGGAAAGAAGAAGCGCCGCACTCCGCTTCTTGCAGCGCGGAAGAAGTCCCCGCCCAAGAAGCTCGATGCCTACTCGTCACACACCGGCGGTTCCGGCTGGTCCAATCACTGA
- the serA gene encoding phosphoglycerate dehydrogenase codes for MKALLLENIHPRAYDAFHRGSATIASAVGAMDDDELIEALQGVELLGIRSRTQITRRVLANAPDLLAIGAFCIGTNQIDMQAASLKGVAVFNAPYSNTRSVAELVIAEIIFLVRRVYPKVVRAHAGGWEKSADHAREVRGKKLGIIGFGNIGSQVSTLAEAMGMDVYYYDTIDKLSIGNATRLGSVDEVLQIADIVTVHVDGNPSNKNIISERALSLMKPGACLLNLSRGHVVDIDALAAALRSGHLAGAAVDVFPTEPRDGNETFTTPLHGLPNVLLTPHIGGSTEEAQENIAEFVSGKLVEYVATGATAASVNFPRITAPRTDGHPAHRLLHIHENVPGVLSAINGIFGKNNVNVITQYLRTNEHIGYVLADVDAHYKDALFDDLQRVAHTIRVRII; via the coding sequence ATGAAAGCACTTCTTCTCGAGAACATCCATCCGCGTGCCTACGATGCATTCCATCGCGGCAGCGCCACCATAGCGTCCGCCGTGGGGGCCATGGACGACGATGAACTCATCGAAGCACTGCAGGGCGTTGAACTGCTCGGTATACGGTCGCGCACCCAGATCACCCGGCGGGTCCTCGCGAATGCGCCGGACCTGCTGGCGATCGGCGCGTTCTGTATCGGGACGAACCAGATCGACATGCAGGCGGCATCCTTGAAGGGTGTTGCCGTGTTCAATGCACCCTACAGCAACACCCGGAGCGTCGCGGAACTCGTCATCGCCGAGATCATTTTCCTGGTCCGGCGGGTCTACCCCAAGGTCGTGCGTGCGCATGCAGGCGGGTGGGAGAAATCCGCGGACCACGCCCGGGAAGTGCGCGGGAAGAAGCTCGGGATCATCGGTTTCGGCAACATCGGCTCACAGGTCTCCACCCTTGCGGAAGCGATGGGGATGGACGTCTACTACTACGACACCATCGACAAACTGTCGATCGGCAACGCGACGCGACTGGGATCGGTGGACGAAGTATTGCAGATCGCGGATATTGTGACGGTCCACGTGGATGGCAACCCCTCCAATAAGAACATCATCTCCGAACGGGCGTTGAGCCTGATGAAACCCGGGGCATGCCTGCTGAACCTCAGCCGGGGACACGTGGTGGATATCGATGCGCTCGCAGCGGCGCTACGGTCGGGGCACCTCGCGGGCGCAGCCGTCGACGTCTTCCCGACGGAACCGCGGGACGGCAACGAGACATTCACCACGCCGTTGCACGGACTCCCGAATGTTCTGCTCACACCGCACATCGGCGGGAGCACCGAAGAGGCACAGGAGAATATCGCGGAGTTCGTATCGGGCAAACTGGTGGAATATGTGGCCACGGGTGCAACGGCAGCGAGCGTGAACTTTCCGCGCATCACGGCGCCACGGACCGATGGGCACCCTGCACACCGCCTGTTGCATATCCATGAGAACGTGCCGGGCGTGCTCTCGGCGATCAATGGGATCTTCGGCAAGAACAACGTGAACGTCATCACCCAGTACCTCCGCACGAACGAACACATCGGCTACGTGCTTGCGGATGTGGATGCGCATTACAAGGACGCGTTGTTCGACGACCTGCAGAGGGTGGCGCACACGATCCGCGTGCGGATCATCTGA
- the rbsK gene encoding ribokinase, whose protein sequence is MSNRVVVVGSYNTDMVVRTSRIPRPGETVINGSFTRGHGGKGANQAVAAARAGAQVTFIGKVGADTLGEEAVNSLRSEGIDTSYIIRDTEHPTGTAWIIVDDRGENSIVVASGANANLTAADVERARGAIAAADVLLLQLECPLQAVRAAVDVASASGVRVILNPAPACALESDLLRRIAFLTPNEVEAEMLTGIAVDDGQQLDAAAGVLLERGVGTVLVTLGARGVYIASPAGREVVPSFPVLPIDTTAAGDVFNGVLAAFLSKDHSLHDAVRAANAAGALCVTRPGAQGSVPTLPEITSFIEGAVSHTS, encoded by the coding sequence ATGTCGAACCGGGTCGTTGTCGTTGGCAGCTACAATACCGACATGGTCGTCCGGACCTCTCGTATCCCCCGTCCCGGCGAGACCGTCATCAATGGTTCGTTCACACGCGGGCACGGCGGCAAGGGTGCGAATCAGGCGGTTGCGGCCGCGCGTGCCGGCGCCCAGGTGACGTTCATCGGTAAGGTCGGCGCCGACACTCTCGGCGAAGAAGCGGTCAACAGCCTGCGGTCGGAGGGCATCGATACCTCGTACATCATCCGCGATACGGAGCATCCGACGGGCACGGCATGGATCATCGTGGATGACCGCGGTGAGAACTCCATCGTCGTTGCATCGGGTGCCAATGCAAACCTGACGGCGGCCGATGTGGAACGTGCCCGTGGTGCGATCGCTGCCGCGGACGTCCTTCTGCTGCAGCTGGAGTGTCCGTTGCAGGCCGTGCGTGCAGCCGTCGATGTTGCCTCCGCGTCGGGTGTCCGCGTGATACTGAACCCCGCCCCCGCCTGTGCTCTGGAGTCGGACCTTCTTCGTCGCATAGCGTTCCTTACGCCCAATGAGGTCGAAGCGGAAATGCTGACAGGCATCGCCGTGGATGATGGCCAACAGCTCGATGCGGCGGCGGGAGTGCTGCTGGAACGCGGTGTGGGTACGGTCCTTGTGACGCTCGGTGCACGCGGTGTCTACATTGCATCACCGGCGGGGCGTGAGGTCGTCCCGTCGTTCCCGGTCCTTCCCATCGATACCACCGCGGCAGGGGATGTCTTTAATGGCGTCCTGGCGGCGTTCCTGAGCAAGGATCACTCCCTCCATGATGCCGTGCGTGCGGCCAATGCGGCCGGCGCGCTCTGCGTGACCCGTCCCGGGGCCCAGGGTTCTGTGCCGACCCTTCCCGAGATCACCTCCTTCATCGAAGGTGCTGTCTCACACACCTCCTGA
- a CDS encoding LacI family DNA-binding transcriptional regulator codes for MACTLSDIAQKTGFSVSTVSRVLHDNSNRYKIRDETKESIRRVAKELGYTPNKIARGLRLNQTHQLGIIVADLANPFFATMVKSITKEARKSGYSIVVCDSDENTHLEQEALKTLLENRVDGLLIAAVGLERAHLEQFASGSIPLVLLDRLYDDMPVDAVSVDNIKGAYAATRHLIDHGHTRIAMLQGLPGTYANTGRLNGYKQALIDAGIPVREEYIVGDDFGTLNGAVGMKQLLHLPEPPTAVFAAGDLIALGALDAMRVERKTIPRDVSLIQFDDPSFAQHLYPALSAVEQPIEQMGEKGVTLLLRRLRDPSSSPRRVLLEPRLNVRESVAPPEPHR; via the coding sequence ATGGCCTGCACACTCAGTGATATAGCCCAGAAAACCGGCTTCTCCGTCTCCACCGTCTCCCGCGTCCTTCACGACAACTCCAATCGGTACAAGATCCGTGATGAAACCAAGGAGAGCATCCGCAGGGTGGCGAAGGAACTCGGGTACACGCCCAACAAGATTGCGCGCGGACTGCGGCTGAACCAGACCCATCAGCTCGGGATCATTGTGGCGGACCTCGCCAACCCGTTCTTTGCGACGATGGTGAAAAGCATCACCAAGGAAGCCCGAAAGTCCGGCTACAGCATTGTCGTGTGCGACTCCGATGAGAATACCCACCTCGAGCAGGAAGCACTCAAGACGCTCCTCGAAAACAGGGTGGATGGACTTCTGATCGCGGCTGTCGGCCTGGAGCGCGCACATCTGGAACAATTCGCAAGTGGTTCGATCCCGCTTGTTCTTCTTGACCGTCTCTATGACGACATGCCCGTCGATGCGGTAAGCGTCGATAATATCAAGGGGGCATATGCGGCAACGCGCCACTTGATCGACCATGGGCATACGCGTATCGCCATGCTGCAGGGCCTCCCCGGGACCTACGCGAACACCGGGCGGTTGAACGGTTACAAGCAGGCACTGATCGATGCAGGGATCCCGGTGCGTGAAGAGTACATCGTCGGTGATGACTTCGGAACGCTCAATGGTGCCGTCGGCATGAAGCAGCTCCTGCATCTTCCGGAACCGCCCACGGCGGTGTTCGCCGCCGGCGATCTCATTGCACTCGGCGCACTGGATGCCATGCGGGTGGAGCGCAAGACGATCCCGCGTGATGTCTCCCTGATCCAATTCGATGATCCCAGTTTCGCCCAGCATCTCTACCCCGCGTTGAGTGCCGTGGAGCAGCCGATCGAGCAGATGGGTGAGAAGGGGGTGACGTTGCTGTTGCGGCGCCTGCGGGATCCATCCTCCAGCCCGCGCCGCGTTCTGCTTGAGCCGCGGTTGAATGTGCGGGAATCCGTTGCACCGCCCGAACCCCACAGGTAA
- a CDS encoding C-GCAxxG-C-C family protein, whose product MSDALTRKQFLQNGSKAVAAMAVGAGALSLVSRSPLSAGPSMAAWPYPYQALDVEVVRNYGHQAYYAKGCCYGAFYGLVKALAEKIGEPWSSFPAEIMVYGSGGGAGWGATCGAPNGAAAVISLVSAQARISVLASELFGWYAQSKFPTDQSNDRAVAHTFTENRYDQTLVQTISGSVLCHTSNALWVKASGFRNSSTERKERCARLTGDIAAYAAKILNDELAGTFTPLYVAPASVGTCMTCHGASATDTVAAKMECKQCHGDPHSSSGVAERIGEPATYHLDQNFPNPFNPETRIQFSLPKAERVDLAVYDVHGRLVRELTDFQEFAAGTYTVAWDGKDADGKRVASGVYFTRMQAGTFSTTKKMSLIK is encoded by the coding sequence ATGTCCGATGCACTTACAAGGAAGCAGTTCCTTCAGAACGGATCGAAGGCCGTAGCCGCAATGGCTGTCGGCGCGGGAGCCCTCAGTCTGGTTTCACGTTCTCCGCTCTCCGCGGGCCCGTCCATGGCCGCATGGCCCTACCCCTACCAGGCGCTCGATGTGGAGGTCGTCCGAAACTACGGACATCAGGCGTACTACGCAAAGGGGTGCTGCTATGGCGCGTTCTACGGCCTCGTGAAAGCACTCGCGGAAAAGATCGGCGAACCCTGGAGTTCCTTCCCGGCAGAGATCATGGTCTATGGTTCCGGCGGCGGCGCGGGCTGGGGTGCCACCTGCGGGGCGCCCAATGGCGCAGCGGCGGTGATCTCCCTCGTCTCTGCCCAGGCGCGTATCAGCGTACTCGCCAGCGAACTCTTCGGCTGGTATGCCCAGTCCAAATTCCCGACAGACCAGTCCAATGACCGCGCCGTTGCGCACACGTTCACAGAGAATAGATACGACCAAACCCTGGTACAAACCATCAGCGGGTCAGTCCTGTGTCATACATCGAACGCGCTCTGGGTGAAGGCCTCCGGATTCAGGAACTCGAGCACCGAGCGGAAAGAACGCTGCGCCCGCCTCACCGGCGACATCGCCGCGTATGCTGCGAAGATCCTCAACGATGAACTCGCCGGAACTTTTACCCCGCTGTACGTCGCCCCGGCATCGGTCGGCACCTGCATGACCTGCCACGGCGCGTCTGCGACGGACACGGTCGCGGCGAAAATGGAGTGCAAACAGTGCCACGGAGATCCACACTCCTCCTCCGGCGTCGCCGAACGCATCGGTGAACCGGCGACCTATCACCTCGATCAGAATTTCCCGAACCCCTTCAACCCGGAGACACGCATCCAGTTCTCGCTCCCGAAGGCGGAACGGGTCGACCTCGCGGTGTATGACGTCCACGGGCGATTGGTCAGAGAACTCACGGACTTCCAGGAGTTCGCGGCCGGGACCTATACCGTTGCATGGGATGGCAAGGACGCCGATGGCAAGCGCGTCGCCTCCGGCGTCTATTTCACCCGTATGCAGGCCGGTACATTCTCCACCACAAAGAAGATGTCGCTGATAAAATAG
- a CDS encoding alpha-L-fucosidase → MRPSLLLHTFVALLVIVLAAPLAPLRAQSPSPKTNMAWWRDARFGLFIHWGLYAVPAGSWNGRTDYGEWIRFSAQIPLKTYDGFVPRFNPTKFDPASWVRMAKAAGMKYIVITSKHHDGFALFDAPGTDFDVMSTPFKRDIMRELSDECHKQGMRICWYYSIMDWHHPDYLPRRTWETDRDTVGARFDRYVAYMKEHLRTLVTKYGDIGILWFDGEWESTWNMTRGADLAKFVRSVAPHIIINNRVDGGRAGMQGFSAGGVSAGDYGTPEQEIPATGLPGVDWETCMTMNDHWGYNDHDTAWKSSKDLLRMLADIASKGGNYLLNIGPRADGTFPPESIERLAAIGAWMKINGEAIHRTTASPFSTLPFGRCTQKTVKGGTRLYFHIFDWPATGQILLPGLTNKVRKASLLANPAHTALPVRATDEGIMVTLPAASPDAINAVLAVDITGAPAIVTAPQILASADIFCDTLHVSLAPQPAGVTTRYTLDGTSPVLSSAAATSPMIVTATTTLTARNFRKGGPVGIGSSRTFRKVEPSAAVAVKDPAPGLTYAHYEGRWKMLPDFRTLTPAKTGVIPDFTLVRPAGAEWYGMRYDGLLRIDATGVYAFTLASDDGSRLTIDGQVIVDHDGPHSLSDRSGIIPLAAGYHRIAVDFFQGEGGDGLVVTWARAGAAPGAIPADRLFHE, encoded by the coding sequence ATGCGCCCGTCTCTCCTCCTCCACACGTTCGTGGCACTCCTGGTCATCGTCCTGGCTGCGCCCCTCGCCCCACTCCGGGCTCAATCACCCTCCCCGAAAACCAACATGGCCTGGTGGCGCGACGCACGCTTCGGCTTGTTCATCCACTGGGGACTCTATGCGGTCCCGGCAGGATCCTGGAACGGCAGGACGGACTACGGTGAATGGATCCGGTTCTCCGCTCAGATCCCCCTGAAGACGTACGATGGCTTCGTCCCCCGGTTCAATCCCACAAAGTTCGATCCCGCATCGTGGGTGCGCATGGCGAAGGCGGCAGGGATGAAATACATCGTCATCACCAGCAAGCACCACGACGGCTTCGCGCTGTTCGATGCGCCGGGGACGGACTTTGATGTGATGTCCACGCCTTTCAAACGCGACATCATGAGAGAACTCTCTGACGAATGCCACAAGCAAGGCATGCGCATCTGCTGGTATTACTCCATCATGGATTGGCACCATCCGGATTATCTCCCGCGCCGGACATGGGAGACCGACCGCGATACCGTGGGCGCACGCTTCGACCGCTACGTCGCCTATATGAAAGAGCATCTCCGCACGCTCGTCACGAAATACGGCGACATCGGGATCCTCTGGTTCGACGGCGAATGGGAGTCCACCTGGAACATGACCCGCGGTGCTGACCTCGCGAAGTTCGTCCGTTCGGTGGCGCCGCACATCATCATCAACAACCGCGTGGATGGCGGCCGCGCGGGCATGCAGGGATTCTCGGCAGGCGGCGTGTCGGCGGGTGACTACGGCACTCCCGAACAGGAGATCCCTGCGACGGGCCTGCCCGGCGTGGACTGGGAAACATGCATGACGATGAACGACCACTGGGGATACAACGACCATGACACCGCATGGAAGTCATCGAAGGATCTCCTCCGCATGCTGGCCGATATCGCCTCCAAAGGCGGCAACTATCTCCTGAACATCGGGCCGCGGGCGGACGGCACATTCCCGCCCGAGAGTATCGAGCGACTCGCGGCGATCGGTGCCTGGATGAAGATCAACGGCGAAGCGATCCACAGGACCACCGCGAGCCCCTTCTCCACACTTCCCTTCGGACGCTGCACCCAGAAGACCGTCAAGGGCGGCACCCGGCTCTACTTCCACATCTTCGATTGGCCGGCCACGGGCCAGATCCTTCTCCCCGGTTTGACGAACAAGGTGCGCAAGGCCTCCCTGCTCGCAAACCCCGCACACACGGCGCTTCCCGTTCGCGCAACGGATGAAGGTATCATGGTCACACTCCCGGCGGCCTCACCCGATGCCATCAATGCCGTGCTCGCCGTCGACATCACCGGCGCCCCTGCCATTGTCACCGCACCTCAGATCCTGGCCTCCGCGGACATCTTCTGCGATACCCTGCATGTCTCGCTTGCACCACAACCGGCCGGTGTGACGACCCGTTACACGCTCGACGGCACCTCCCCGGTCCTCTCTTCCGCGGCGGCAACATCACCGATGATCGTAACGGCCACCACGACACTCACTGCCCGGAACTTCAGGAAAGGTGGACCCGTTGGCATCGGGTCATCGCGCACATTCCGCAAAGTCGAACCCTCTGCGGCGGTGGCGGTCAAAGACCCCGCTCCGGGTTTGACCTATGCACACTACGAAGGACGGTGGAAGATGCTGCCGGATTTCCGGACGCTCACCCCGGCGAAGACGGGGGTCATTCCGGATTTTACTCTCGTGCGTCCGGCCGGTGCGGAGTGGTACGGCATGCGCTATGATGGTTTGCTCCGCATCGATGCCACAGGCGTGTACGCGTTCACGCTCGCATCAGATGATGGAAGCCGGCTGACCATCGATGGGCAGGTGATCGTGGACCATGATGGTCCCCATTCGCTGTCGGACCGCTCGGGCATCATCCCCCTGGCAGCAGGGTATCACCGCATCGCTGTCGACTTCTTCCAGGGCGAAGGGGGCGATGGCCTGGTGGTCACATGGGCCCGCGCCGGTGCTGCCCCTGGAGCGATCCCGGCAGATCGTCTGTTCCACGAATAG
- a CDS encoding methyltransferase has translation MTSRERVLATLDHRTPDRAPRDLWVLPYVTLFRREERDALLRRFPSDFASPEISPGSDDRDLAKLAHAGTYTDEWGSIWHVAEPGVVGEVKGPVLADWGALPHFQPPWDFLKTRDWDYINRMCEGSDKFVLSSVCARPFERLQFLRGTENLYMDLAYDSAEVRTLIGMVRDFYREDVMLWSRSSVDGVILMDDWGSNISLLISPEMWRAVFKPIYKEFCEIIHRAGKRVFFHSDGNIEAIYPDLIEVGVDALNSQLFCMNIEELGRKYRGKITFWGEIDRQRVLPYGTPEDVRAAVKRVRTALDDGTGGVIAQCEWGKDNARENVEAVYEAWV, from the coding sequence ATGACCTCCCGTGAACGAGTCCTCGCAACCCTGGACCATCGCACGCCGGACCGCGCTCCGCGCGATCTGTGGGTGTTACCCTATGTGACCCTCTTCCGTCGTGAGGAGCGTGATGCTCTCCTCCGCCGCTTTCCGTCCGACTTCGCAAGCCCTGAGATCAGTCCGGGTTCCGACGACAGGGACCTGGCGAAGCTCGCACATGCCGGTACCTATACCGACGAGTGGGGGAGCATCTGGCATGTTGCCGAGCCCGGCGTTGTGGGTGAAGTGAAAGGGCCGGTCCTTGCCGACTGGGGTGCGCTGCCGCATTTCCAGCCGCCGTGGGATTTCCTCAAGACGCGCGATTGGGACTACATCAACAGGATGTGCGAGGGGTCCGATAAGTTCGTGCTCTCCAGTGTGTGCGCCCGCCCGTTCGAACGGCTGCAGTTCCTGCGGGGGACGGAGAACCTGTACATGGACCTGGCGTATGATTCCGCGGAGGTGCGAACCCTTATCGGGATGGTGCGCGACTTCTACCGCGAGGATGTCATGCTCTGGTCCCGCTCCTCGGTGGATGGGGTCATCCTCATGGATGACTGGGGGTCGAACATCTCCCTCCTGATCAGTCCGGAGATGTGGCGCGCCGTCTTCAAACCGATCTACAAAGAATTCTGTGAGATCATTCATCGCGCCGGGAAGCGCGTGTTCTTCCACTCCGATGGGAACATCGAAGCGATCTATCCGGACCTGATCGAGGTGGGTGTGGATGCGCTCAATTCACAGCTCTTCTGCATGAACATCGAGGAGCTGGGAAGGAAGTACCGCGGCAAGATCACGTTCTGGGGGGAGATCGACAGGCAGCGAGTGCTTCCGTATGGGACACCGGAGGACGTGCGCGCCGCGGTGAAGAGGGTCCGCACCGCCCTGGATGACGGTACGGGCGGCGTGATCGCGCAATGTGAATGGGGGAAGGACAATGCGCGGGAGAACGTTGAAGCGGTGTACGAGGCGTGGGTCTGA
- a CDS encoding potassium/proton antiporter, with amino-acid sequence MSLELLLLIGSSLILLSIAIARLSDNAGVPVLVLFLGIGMLAGVDGPGGIVYDNTGLTQSVGIICLVFILFAGGLDTHWSDTRPVAFHAFSLATVGVLVTALVAGLFAHLALGFPLEYGLLLGAVISSTDAAAVFSVLRTKNVNLRGTLRPLLELESGSNDPMAVLLTIGIIAYIQDPTTGILDFVVLFIKQMGFGAVAGIGLGKAMQFIFNRIRFSHEAMYPVFGLAFAAFSYAITAQIGGSGFLAVYLIGIVAGAGGYLHQKSMIRFFDGVAWLAQISMFLALGLLVTPSRALGDLGAGLLLSVFLMFVARPAGVLLSPGLTSRSWGERLFIAWTGLRGAVPVVLATFPLIAGIAHADRIFNLVFFVVLTSALLQGWSIPPVARFFKVDAPAERRKKYPLEMISSDGINTDLVDLVLPAGSGAAGKSIVELGLPRDTLIVLVGRNDTYLVPTGATVLEEGDTLLALAGDEQVNALRAALDQKKHD; translated from the coding sequence ATGAGCCTGGAACTCCTGCTGTTGATAGGGTCCTCTCTGATCCTCCTGAGCATCGCGATCGCCCGGTTGTCGGACAATGCCGGCGTGCCGGTCCTTGTGCTGTTCCTGGGCATCGGCATGCTGGCGGGGGTGGATGGCCCCGGCGGGATCGTCTACGATAATACCGGCCTCACGCAGTCCGTAGGCATCATCTGTCTGGTCTTCATCCTGTTCGCTGGCGGCCTGGATACGCACTGGTCGGACACCCGGCCCGTTGCCTTCCATGCGTTCAGTCTGGCCACCGTCGGGGTATTGGTGACGGCCCTCGTTGCCGGACTGTTCGCCCACCTTGCGCTCGGCTTCCCGCTGGAGTACGGCCTCTTGCTCGGGGCGGTCATCTCGTCCACCGATGCCGCTGCGGTCTTTTCGGTGCTCCGCACGAAGAATGTGAACCTGCGCGGGACGCTCCGCCCGTTGCTTGAACTCGAATCGGGCAGCAACGATCCGATGGCGGTCCTTCTCACGATCGGGATCATCGCGTACATCCAGGATCCAACGACCGGGATCCTGGACTTCGTGGTCCTGTTCATCAAACAGATGGGATTCGGTGCGGTGGCGGGCATAGGCCTCGGGAAGGCGATGCAGTTCATCTTCAACCGGATACGGTTCTCGCACGAGGCGATGTATCCGGTGTTCGGCCTTGCGTTCGCCGCGTTCTCCTATGCCATCACGGCACAGATCGGTGGGAGCGGATTCCTTGCGGTCTATCTCATCGGCATCGTCGCCGGAGCGGGTGGGTACCTGCATCAGAAGAGCATGATCCGGTTCTTCGACGGCGTGGCGTGGCTCGCGCAGATCAGCATGTTCCTTGCCCTGGGACTGCTCGTGACGCCGTCGCGGGCGCTGGGCGACCTGGGTGCCGGCCTCCTCCTCTCGGTCTTCCTCATGTTCGTGGCGCGGCCGGCCGGTGTCCTCCTTTCGCCCGGCCTGACGTCACGTTCCTGGGGCGAACGGCTTTTCATTGCCTGGACAGGCCTCCGGGGTGCCGTCCCTGTGGTGCTCGCAACATTCCCGTTGATCGCCGGCATCGCGCACGCGGACCGCATCTTCAACCTCGTCTTCTTCGTGGTGCTCACGTCGGCGTTGCTGCAAGGATGGTCCATCCCTCCGGTCGCGCGGTTCTTCAAGGTGGATGCCCCCGCCGAACGCCGGAAGAAGTATCCGCTCGAGATGATCTCGTCCGATGGCATCAACACCGACCTGGTGGACCTCGTCCTGCCCGCCGGTTCCGGGGCGGCGGGGAAGTCGATCGTGGAACTCGGATTGCCGCGGGATACACTCATCGTGCTTGTCGGCCGGAACGACACCTACCTTGTTCCGACGGGGGCCACGGTCCTCGAAGAAGGCGATACGCTTCTTGCACTTGCGGGGGATGAGCAGGTGAACGCCCTCCGTGCCGCTCTCGATCAGAAGAAGCATGACTGA